From a single Callithrix jacchus isolate 240 chromosome 5, calJac240_pri, whole genome shotgun sequence genomic region:
- the MYO1C gene encoding unconventional myosin-Ic isoform X4, producing MALQVELIPTGEIIRVVHPHRPCKLALGSDGVRVTMESGLTARDRVGVQDFVLLENFTSEAAFIENLRRRFRENLIYTYIGPVLVSINPYRDLQIYSRQHMERYRGVSFYEVPPHLFAVADTVYRALRTERRDQAVMISGESGAGKTEATKRLLQFYAETCPAPERGGAVRDQLLQSNPVLEAFGNAKTLRNDNSSRFGKYMDVQFDFKGAPVGGHILSYLLEKSRVVHQNHGERNFHVFYQLLEGGEEETLRRLGLERNPQSYLYLVKGQCAKVSSINDKSDWKIVRKALTVIDFTEDEVEDLLSIVASVLHLGNIHFAADEESNAQVTTENQLKYLTRLLSVEGSTLREALTHRKIIAKGEELLSPLNLEQAAYARDALAKAVYSRTFSWLVGKINRSLASKDVDSPSWRSTTVLGLLDIYGFEVFQHNSFEQFCINYCNEKLQQLFIELTLKSEQEEYEAEGIAWEPVLYFNNKVICDLVEEKFKGIISILDEECLRPGEATDLTFLEKLEDTVKHHPHFLTHKLADQRTRKSLGREEFRLLHYAGEVTYSVTGFLDKNNDLLFRNLKETMCSSKNPIMSQCFNRSELSDKKRPETVATQFKMSLLQLVEILQSKEPAYIRCIKPNDAKQPGRFDEVLIRHQVKYLGLMENLRVRRAGFAYRRKYEAFLQRYKSLCPETWPSWAGRPQDGVTMLVRHLGYKPEEYKMGRTKIFIRFPKTLFATEDALELRRQSLATKIQAAWRGFHWRQKFLLAKQSAICIQSWWRGILGRRKAAKRKWAAQTIRQLVQGFILRHAPRCPENAFFLDHVRTSFLLSLRRQLPRNVLDTSWPTPPPALRESLAPLPRLECKCPISAHYHPHLPGSSDSPASASCIAGITGTCHHTQLIFFFFFFCIFSRDGISSCWPGWY from the exons ATGGCGCTGCAAGTGGAGCTGATACCCACCGGGGAGATCATCCGCGTGGTTCATCCCCACAGGCCCTGCAAGCTT GCCCTGGGTAGTGACGGGGTTCGGGTGACCATGGAGAGCGGGCTGACTGCCCGGGACCGGGTGGGGGTGCAGGACTTCGTGCTGCTGGAGAACTTCACCAGTGAGGCTGCCTTCATCGAGAACCTGCGGAGGCGCTTCCGGGAGAACCTCATCTAC ACCTACATCGGCCCCGTCCTGGTCTCCATCAACCCCTACCGGGACCTGCAGATCTACAGCCGGCAGCACATGGAGCGGTACCGCGGTGTCAGTTTCTACGAAGTCCCCCCACACCT GTTTGCCGTGGCCGACACCGTGTACCGAGCACTGCGCACAGAGCGGCGGGACCAGGCGGTGATGATCTCGGGGGAGAGCGGGGCAGGCAAGACGGAGGCCACCAAGAGGCTGCTGCAGTTCTATGCGGAGACCTGCCCGGCCCCCGAGCGAGGAGGTGCTGTGCGGGACCAGCTGCTGCAGAGCAACCCCGTCCTGGag GCCTTTGGAAACGCCAAGACCCTCCGGAACGATAACTCCAGCAGGTTTGGGAAGTACATGGACGTGCAGTTTGACTTCAAG GGTGCCCCCGTGGGTGGCCATATCCTCAGTTACCTCCTGGAAAAGTCCCGAGTGGTGCACCAGAACCATGGGGAACGGAACTTCCACGTCTTCTACCAGCTGCTGGAGGGCGGCGAGGAGGAGACTCTTCGCAGGCTGGGCTTGGAGCGGAACCCACAGAGCTACCTGTACCTGGTGAAG GGCCAGTGTGCCAAAGTGTCCTCCATCAATGACAAGAGCGACTGGAAGATCGTGCGCAAGGCCCTGACGGTCATCGACTTCACGGAGGATGAGGTGGAG GACCTGCTGAGTATCGTGGCCAGTGTCCTGCATTTAGGCAATATCCACTTTGCTGCCGACGAGGAGAGCAATGCCCAGGTCACCACCGAGAACCAGCTCAAGTATTTGACCAGG CTCCTCAGTGTGGAAGGCTCAACCCTGCGAGAAGCCCTGACTCACAGGAAGATCATCGCCAAGGGGGAGGAG CTCCTGAGCCCACTGAACCTGGAGCAGGCCGCCTACGCGCGGGACGCCCTTGCCAAGGCAGTGTACAGCCGCACCTTCAGCTGGCTGGTTGGGAAGATCAACAGGTCACTGGCCTCCAAG GATGTGGACAGCCCCAGCTGGCGGAGCACTACCGTCCTTGGGCTGCTAGATATTTACGGCTTTGAAGTGTTTCAGCATAACAG CTTTGAACAGTTCTGCATCAATTACTGCAACGAGAAGCTGCAGCAGCTGTTCATCGAGCTCACGCTCAAGTCGGAGCAGGAGGAGTACGAGGCCGAGGGCATCGCG TGGGAGCCTGTCCTGTATTTCAACAACAAGGTTATCTGCGATCTGGTGGAGGAGAAGTTCAAGGGCATCATCTCCATTCTG GATGAGGAGTGTCTGCGCCCTGGCGAGGCCACAGACCTGACGTTCCTGGAGAAGTTGGAGGACACCGTCAAGCACCACCCCCACTTCCTGAC GCACAAGCTGGCTGACCAGCGGACCAGGAAATCTCTGGGCCGAGAGGAATTCCGCCTTCTGCACTACGCTGGGGAGGTGACCTACAGCGTGACTG GGTTTCTGGACAAAAACAATGACCTTCTCTTCCGGAacctgaaggag ACCATGTGCAGCTCGAAGAATCCCATTATGAGCCAGTGCTTCAACCGGAGTGAGCTCAGTGACAAGAAACGGCCGGAGACG GTCGCCACCCAGTTCAAGATGAGCCTCCTGCAGCTGGTGGAGATCCTGCAGTCTAAGGAGCCGGCCTACATCCGCTGCATCAAGCCCAACGACGCAAAGCAGCCCG gccgCTTTGACGAGGTGCTGATCCGGCACCAGGTGAAGTACCTGGGGCTGATGGAGAACCTCCGTGTGCGAAGAGCCGGCTTCGCCTATCGCCGCAAATACGAAGCTTTCCTGCAAAG ATACAAGTCACTGTGCCCAGAGACGTGGCCCTCATGGGCAGGACGGCCGCAGGATGGAGTGACTATGCTGGTGCGGCACCTGGGCTACAAGCCGGAAGAGTATAAGATGGGCAG GACCAAGATCTTCATCCGCTTCCCCAAGACCCTGTTTGCCACAGAGGATGCACTGGAGCTCCGGCGGCAGAGCCTGG CCACCAAGATCCAGGCTGCCTGGAGGGGCTTTCACTGGCGGCAGAAATTCCTCCTGGCGAAGCAATCGG CCATCTGCATCCAGTCATGGTGGCGTGGAATACTGGGCCGGAGGAAGGCAGCCAAGAGGAAGTGGGCCGCACAGACCATCCGACA GCTTGTCCAAGGCTTCATCCTGCGCCATGCCCCACGCTGCCCCGAGAACGCCTTCTTCCTGGACCACGTGCGCACTTCTTTTCTGCTAAGCCTGCGGCGGCAGCTGCCCCGAAATGTCCTGGACACGTCCTGGCCCACGCCTCCACCTGCCCTGCGAGAG agtctcgctccgttgcccaggctggagtgcaagtgccccatctcggctcactaccaccctcacctccctggttcaagcgattctcctgcctcagcctcctgcatagctgggattacaggcacctgccaccacacccagctaatttttttttttttttttttttgtatttttagtagagatgggatttcatcatgttggccaggctggtattga
- the MYO1C gene encoding unconventional myosin-Ic isoform X1 yields the protein MALQVELIPTGEIIRVVHPHRPCKLALGSDGVRVTMESGLTARDRVGVQDFVLLENFTSEAAFIENLRRRFRENLIYTYIGPVLVSINPYRDLQIYSRQHMERYRGVSFYEVPPHLFAVADTVYRALRTERRDQAVMISGESGAGKTEATKRLLQFYAETCPAPERGGAVRDQLLQSNPVLEAFGNAKTLRNDNSSRFGKYMDVQFDFKGAPVGGHILSYLLEKSRVVHQNHGERNFHVFYQLLEGGEEETLRRLGLERNPQSYLYLVKGQCAKVSSINDKSDWKIVRKALTVIDFTEDEVEDLLSIVASVLHLGNIHFAADEESNAQVTTENQLKYLTRLLSVEGSTLREALTHRKIIAKGEELLSPLNLEQAAYARDALAKAVYSRTFSWLVGKINRSLASKDVDSPSWRSTTVLGLLDIYGFEVFQHNSFEQFCINYCNEKLQQLFIELTLKSEQEEYEAEGIAWEPVLYFNNKVICDLVEEKFKGIISILDEECLRPGEATDLTFLEKLEDTVKHHPHFLTHKLADQRTRKSLGREEFRLLHYAGEVTYSVTGFLDKNNDLLFRNLKETMCSSKNPIMSQCFNRSELSDKKRPETVATQFKMSLLQLVEILQSKEPAYIRCIKPNDAKQPGRFDEVLIRHQVKYLGLMENLRVRRAGFAYRRKYEAFLQRYKSLCPETWPSWAGRPQDGVTMLVRHLGYKPEEYKMGRTKIFIRFPKTLFATEDALELRRQSLATKIQAAWRGFHWRQKFLLAKQSAICIQSWWRGILGRRKAAKRKWAAQTIRQLVQGFILRHAPRCPENAFFLDHVRTSFLLSLRRQLPRNVLDTSWPTPPPALREASDLLRELCVKNMVWKYCRSISPEWMQQLQQKAVASEIFKGKKDNYPQSVPRLFISTRLGADEISPRVLQALGSEPIQYAVPVVKYDRKGYKPRARQLLLTPNAVVIVEDAKVKQRIEYANLTGISVSSLSDSLFVLHVQREDSKQKGDVVLQSDHMIETLTKTALSADRVNNININQGSITFAGGPGRDGTIDFTPGSELLITKAKNGHLAVVAPRLNSR from the exons ATGGCGCTGCAAGTGGAGCTGATACCCACCGGGGAGATCATCCGCGTGGTTCATCCCCACAGGCCCTGCAAGCTT GCCCTGGGTAGTGACGGGGTTCGGGTGACCATGGAGAGCGGGCTGACTGCCCGGGACCGGGTGGGGGTGCAGGACTTCGTGCTGCTGGAGAACTTCACCAGTGAGGCTGCCTTCATCGAGAACCTGCGGAGGCGCTTCCGGGAGAACCTCATCTAC ACCTACATCGGCCCCGTCCTGGTCTCCATCAACCCCTACCGGGACCTGCAGATCTACAGCCGGCAGCACATGGAGCGGTACCGCGGTGTCAGTTTCTACGAAGTCCCCCCACACCT GTTTGCCGTGGCCGACACCGTGTACCGAGCACTGCGCACAGAGCGGCGGGACCAGGCGGTGATGATCTCGGGGGAGAGCGGGGCAGGCAAGACGGAGGCCACCAAGAGGCTGCTGCAGTTCTATGCGGAGACCTGCCCGGCCCCCGAGCGAGGAGGTGCTGTGCGGGACCAGCTGCTGCAGAGCAACCCCGTCCTGGag GCCTTTGGAAACGCCAAGACCCTCCGGAACGATAACTCCAGCAGGTTTGGGAAGTACATGGACGTGCAGTTTGACTTCAAG GGTGCCCCCGTGGGTGGCCATATCCTCAGTTACCTCCTGGAAAAGTCCCGAGTGGTGCACCAGAACCATGGGGAACGGAACTTCCACGTCTTCTACCAGCTGCTGGAGGGCGGCGAGGAGGAGACTCTTCGCAGGCTGGGCTTGGAGCGGAACCCACAGAGCTACCTGTACCTGGTGAAG GGCCAGTGTGCCAAAGTGTCCTCCATCAATGACAAGAGCGACTGGAAGATCGTGCGCAAGGCCCTGACGGTCATCGACTTCACGGAGGATGAGGTGGAG GACCTGCTGAGTATCGTGGCCAGTGTCCTGCATTTAGGCAATATCCACTTTGCTGCCGACGAGGAGAGCAATGCCCAGGTCACCACCGAGAACCAGCTCAAGTATTTGACCAGG CTCCTCAGTGTGGAAGGCTCAACCCTGCGAGAAGCCCTGACTCACAGGAAGATCATCGCCAAGGGGGAGGAG CTCCTGAGCCCACTGAACCTGGAGCAGGCCGCCTACGCGCGGGACGCCCTTGCCAAGGCAGTGTACAGCCGCACCTTCAGCTGGCTGGTTGGGAAGATCAACAGGTCACTGGCCTCCAAG GATGTGGACAGCCCCAGCTGGCGGAGCACTACCGTCCTTGGGCTGCTAGATATTTACGGCTTTGAAGTGTTTCAGCATAACAG CTTTGAACAGTTCTGCATCAATTACTGCAACGAGAAGCTGCAGCAGCTGTTCATCGAGCTCACGCTCAAGTCGGAGCAGGAGGAGTACGAGGCCGAGGGCATCGCG TGGGAGCCTGTCCTGTATTTCAACAACAAGGTTATCTGCGATCTGGTGGAGGAGAAGTTCAAGGGCATCATCTCCATTCTG GATGAGGAGTGTCTGCGCCCTGGCGAGGCCACAGACCTGACGTTCCTGGAGAAGTTGGAGGACACCGTCAAGCACCACCCCCACTTCCTGAC GCACAAGCTGGCTGACCAGCGGACCAGGAAATCTCTGGGCCGAGAGGAATTCCGCCTTCTGCACTACGCTGGGGAGGTGACCTACAGCGTGACTG GGTTTCTGGACAAAAACAATGACCTTCTCTTCCGGAacctgaaggag ACCATGTGCAGCTCGAAGAATCCCATTATGAGCCAGTGCTTCAACCGGAGTGAGCTCAGTGACAAGAAACGGCCGGAGACG GTCGCCACCCAGTTCAAGATGAGCCTCCTGCAGCTGGTGGAGATCCTGCAGTCTAAGGAGCCGGCCTACATCCGCTGCATCAAGCCCAACGACGCAAAGCAGCCCG gccgCTTTGACGAGGTGCTGATCCGGCACCAGGTGAAGTACCTGGGGCTGATGGAGAACCTCCGTGTGCGAAGAGCCGGCTTCGCCTATCGCCGCAAATACGAAGCTTTCCTGCAAAG ATACAAGTCACTGTGCCCAGAGACGTGGCCCTCATGGGCAGGACGGCCGCAGGATGGAGTGACTATGCTGGTGCGGCACCTGGGCTACAAGCCGGAAGAGTATAAGATGGGCAG GACCAAGATCTTCATCCGCTTCCCCAAGACCCTGTTTGCCACAGAGGATGCACTGGAGCTCCGGCGGCAGAGCCTGG CCACCAAGATCCAGGCTGCCTGGAGGGGCTTTCACTGGCGGCAGAAATTCCTCCTGGCGAAGCAATCGG CCATCTGCATCCAGTCATGGTGGCGTGGAATACTGGGCCGGAGGAAGGCAGCCAAGAGGAAGTGGGCCGCACAGACCATCCGACA GCTTGTCCAAGGCTTCATCCTGCGCCATGCCCCACGCTGCCCCGAGAACGCCTTCTTCCTGGACCACGTGCGCACTTCTTTTCTGCTAAGCCTGCGGCGGCAGCTGCCCCGAAATGTCCTGGACACGTCCTGGCCCACGCCTCCACCTGCCCTGCGAGAG GCCTCAGACCTTCTGCGGGAGTTGTGTGTAAAGAATATGGTGTGGAAATACTGCCGGAGCATCAGCCCTGAGTGGATGCAGCAG CTGCAGCAGAAGGCTGTGGCTAGTGAGATCTTCAAGGGCAAGAAGGATAATTATCCTCAGAGCGTGCCCAGACTCTTCATCAGCACTCGGCTTG GTGCAGATGAGATCAGCCCCAGAGTGCTGCAGGCCCTGGGCTCTGAACCCATTCAG TACGCCGTGCCTGTCGTGAAATACGACCGCAAGGGTTACAAGCCCCGCGCGCGGCAGCTCTTGCTCACACCCAACGCTGTGGTCATCGTGGAGGACGCCAAAGTCAAGCAGAGGATCGAATATGCCAACCTGACTG GAATCTCTGTCAGCAGCCTGAGCGACAGCCTGTTTGTGCTTCATGTACAGCGTGAGGACAGTAAGCAAAAG GGAGATGTGGTGCTGCAGAGTGACCACATGATTGAGACACTGACCAAGACGGCCCTCAGTGCTGACCGAGTGAACAACATCAACATCAACCAGGGcag TATCACATTTGCAGGGGGCCCCGGCAGGGATGGCACCATTGACTTCACCCCCGGCTCGGAGCTGCTCATCACCAAGGCCAAGAATGGGCACCTGGCTGTG GTTGCTCCACGGCTCAATTCCCGGTGA
- the LOC128932078 gene encoding uncharacterized protein LOC128932078, with product MNKSQGPEGAREAGARGAAGAVASPLPPLSGCAGPQGRRTGRGGVQVAPPEPEAGPGCVRGPKGARSWVPPPRPFFPASHLHGCAVFTRLRRRFRVPGPHPGPHGRCSAPAIAAVTSASLRAWPPRHARRRRPHGSRTRSPRAPSTHRLGSYGAGGGRTGRRGRLGIRGPGALSPPRARRGPGRAPSGPAPARQRPRNLGASSPRLGQLRAGPSGHGEHARPNPAALLGPWGRLAFSPGPLPLQSLPRGPGQGRCPSFHLPHRSPGRPRLCGPERSGACTEPVPRAWSFPRPPPAISQQPSFAFVPSIHSCAHLGSGSWRRVKHRPPLPKIVVPVALPS from the coding sequence atgaataaatctcaGGGCCCCGAGGGTGCACGGGAGGCCGGGGCGAGAGGAGCCGCTGGCGCGGTGGCCAGTCCCCTCCCGCCACTCTCGGGGTGCGCGGGGCCCCAGGGGCGGAGGACGGGAAGGGGCGGGGTTCAGGTCGCTCCTCCGGAACCAGAGGCAGGGCCGGGCTGCGTGCGGGGCCCGAAGGGCGCGCGGTCCTGGGTCCCGCCGCCCCGGCCGTTCTTCCCGGCTTCCCACCTCCACGGGTGCGCTGTCTTCACTCGGCTACGCCGGCGCTTCCGGGTCCCGGGGCCCCACCCGGGTCCACACGGCCGCTGTTCCGCCCCAGCGATCGCGGCGGTGACCTCCGCTTCGCTCCGGGCCTGGCCCCCAAGGCACGCCCGCCGGCGGAGGCCTCACGGGTCCCGCACGCGCAGTCCCCGCGCCCCGAGTACTCACCGGCTCGGCTCTTACGGCGCGGGCGGGGGCCGGACTGGGCGGCGTGGCAGGCTCGGAATCCGCGGCCCGGGCGCGCTCTCCCCGCCCAGGGCCCGCCGGGGGCCGGGCCGTGCGCCCTCCGGCCCCGCCCCGGCCCGGCAGCGTCCGCGAAACCTCGGTGCTAGCAGCCCCCGCCTCGGGCAGCTCCGGGCAGGCCCGTCCGGTCACGGCGAACACGCGCGCCCCAACCCCGCCGCGCTGCTGGGGCCGTGGGGGCGCCTGGCGTTCTCTCCCGGCCCTTTGCCTCTCCAGTCCCTTCCCCGCGGGCCGGGCCAGGGCCGCTGTCCCAGTTTCCACCTCCCACACCGTTCCCCTGGGCGGCCCCGGCTCTGTGGACCAGAGCGGAGCGGGGCATGCACCGAGCCAGTCCCGCGTGCCTGGAGCTTTCCACGCCCGCCTCCTGCGATCTCACAGCAGCCCTCATTTGCCTTTGTGCCCAGCATTCACAGTTGTGCCCACCTAGGTTCAGGGAGCTGGAGAAGAGTCAAGCACAGACCTCCACTTCCAAAAATCGTGGTGCCCGTGGCCCTTCCATCCTGA